A stretch of the Filimonas lacunae genome encodes the following:
- a CDS encoding PepSY domain-containing protein, which yields MNYDLHVGTILGLSGKVLVFCTTLIGASLPVTGFIIWWGKKKKGSKKAGKKAVTAKAENVTA from the coding sequence ATGAACTACGATTTGCATGTAGGCACTATATTGGGCTTATCAGGTAAGGTTCTTGTTTTCTGTACTACTTTAATAGGTGCATCCTTACCGGTTACCGGGTTTATTATCTGGTGGGGTAAAAAGAAGAAAGGCAGTAAGAAAGCCGGCAAAAAAGCAGTTACCGCTAAAGCCGAAAACGTTACGGCATAG